A window of the Nibribacter ruber genome harbors these coding sequences:
- a CDS encoding efflux RND transporter periplasmic adaptor subunit codes for MKHIKNLFTVLLATLFLMACTKTDEHAHATEDASYTCPMHPQIVEGEPGSCPICGMDLVLVQKQKKEPETASAFTCPMHPQIVEDKAGSCPICGMDLVPVKKQSTKGEEVSIMLSESQIKLGNISTQTVRQGQVGSSTVLTGRLVVDQTQADVISSRAAGRIERLYVKETGQSIRKGQPIYDLYSETLLTLEQEYLLALDQVKAFPGERQFASILDAAKRKLLLTGLTNAQVNRIARTRKLDARITFVAPSSGTVTEIAAAEGVYVAEGSPLYRISRFNTIWAEAELYAGEAGALKIGTPVDVIVAGSKMPIKTKISFINPEFRKNSQVVIARASVPNPGGGLIPGTQATMTVGAQVREALTLPLDAVIRDSKGAHVWVKIGENTFSPRRVELGEESANRVAIASGLQPRDTIVVTGAYLLYSEYVLKQGADPMAGHNH; via the coding sequence ATGAAACATATAAAAAACCTATTCACCGTTTTACTGGCAACTCTCTTTTTGATGGCCTGCACCAAGACTGACGAGCATGCCCACGCAACGGAAGATGCCAGCTACACCTGTCCCATGCACCCCCAAATTGTGGAAGGCGAGCCTGGTTCTTGTCCCATCTGTGGCATGGACCTGGTTTTGGTCCAAAAACAAAAAAAGGAACCAGAAACGGCCAGTGCCTTCACCTGCCCCATGCACCCACAGATAGTTGAGGACAAAGCCGGCTCATGCCCCATTTGCGGGATGGACCTGGTACCCGTGAAAAAGCAAAGCACCAAAGGTGAGGAAGTCAGTATCATGCTGAGTGAAAGTCAGATCAAACTGGGCAACATCAGCACGCAAACCGTCCGGCAGGGACAGGTAGGAAGCAGTACGGTGCTTACGGGCAGGCTGGTGGTGGACCAGACGCAGGCCGATGTTATCAGCAGTCGGGCCGCTGGCCGCATAGAGAGACTGTATGTGAAAGAAACGGGTCAATCTATCCGTAAGGGGCAACCCATCTATGACTTATACAGTGAGACCCTTCTCACATTGGAACAGGAATACCTGCTGGCTTTGGACCAGGTGAAGGCGTTCCCCGGCGAGAGGCAGTTTGCCTCCATTTTGGATGCGGCCAAAAGAAAGCTTCTCTTAACCGGGCTAACTAACGCTCAGGTCAATCGAATTGCCCGCACCCGTAAACTAGACGCCCGCATCACCTTCGTAGCACCCAGTTCAGGTACTGTCACGGAGATAGCCGCCGCAGAAGGCGTGTATGTGGCTGAGGGAAGTCCGCTTTACCGCATAAGCCGGTTCAACACCATTTGGGCGGAGGCCGAGTTGTACGCCGGTGAAGCCGGAGCGCTAAAGATAGGGACTCCGGTAGACGTCATCGTAGCCGGAAGCAAGATGCCCATCAAGACAAAAATCTCTTTTATCAATCCAGAGTTCAGGAAGAACAGCCAAGTGGTGATTGCCCGGGCTTCGGTTCCTAACCCAGGAGGAGGCTTGATCCCAGGCACCCAGGCCACCATGACGGTAGGTGCCCAGGTGAGAGAAGCATTAACCCTGCCGCTGGATGCCGTGATCCGGGATTCCAAAGGTGCGCACGTCTGGGTGAAGATCGGGGAGAACACCTTCAGCCCCAGAAGGGTGGAGCTTGGGGAGGAAAGCGCTAACCGGGTGGCCATTGCCAGCGGCCTGCAACCCAGAGACACTATTGTAGTGACGGGCGCCTATCTGTTGTATAGCGAATATGTGCTGAAGCAAGGGGCAGACCCGATGGCGGGACATAACCACTAA
- a CDS encoding DUF305 domain-containing protein, translating to MKNNKFNPKWVAMLCGASLFFTACSRNSGETEVASDMEKTEDHSEHNMEAGKSNEMMDLMHENMSAMQKVKMTGNPDVDFANLMATHHEGAIKMAQEEESSGSDTMLVNMAKKSPPKQKEEQDKLRDFVQNNQSATGDTAATMKMTQPMKSMMAEMNHNMAGTTDHHFASLMSMHHQSGIDMVKVYLPQAKTPEIKDMAQKIMDEQQNEKRKLDAWLKEHRQ from the coding sequence ATGAAAAACAACAAGTTTAATCCTAAGTGGGTGGCAATGCTTTGCGGGGCTTCCTTGTTCTTTACCGCCTGTAGTCGCAACTCCGGCGAAACGGAAGTGGCCTCTGATATGGAGAAAACAGAAGACCATTCCGAACACAACATGGAAGCTGGGAAGTCAAATGAGATGATGGACCTGATGCACGAGAATATGTCGGCAATGCAGAAAGTCAAAATGACCGGAAATCCGGATGTGGATTTTGCCAATTTAATGGCTACCCACCACGAAGGAGCAATCAAGATGGCCCAGGAAGAGGAAAGCAGTGGGAGTGATACAATGCTCGTCAATATGGCTAAAAAGAGCCCTCCGAAGCAAAAAGAGGAACAGGACAAATTAAGAGATTTTGTTCAAAACAACCAATCTGCTACGGGTGATACTGCTGCCACTATGAAGATGACGCAGCCTATGAAAAGCATGATGGCCGAAATGAACCATAATATGGCTGGCACCACAGACCATCATTTTGCGAGCCTTATGAGCATGCACCACCAAAGTGGAATTGACATGGTAAAAGTTTATCTGCCTCAGGCGAAGACTCCGGAAATAAAAGACATGGCTCAAAAAATCATGGATGAGCAGCAAAATGAAAAGCGGAAACTAGACGCCTGGCTGAAGGAGCATCGGCAATAA
- a CDS encoding DUF2911 domain-containing protein — MISRITSTAGILCLSLVFFSCTQNAEVQQTQEKDTTSSISTKVEVDDAVTIKEQSEPDTIKGSIKAVAKEKMAGVNITVRYHSPAVRKRVIWGGLVAYNQVWVTGAHSATTFEIDGPIRLGGKEVPAGKYALFTIPGEKEWTVILNKNWEQHLADEYNDADDIMRISVKPQQAPHQERLRYAIQSAGADKGTLVIHWDRLRIPISIGQ, encoded by the coding sequence ATGATTTCAAGAATAACCTCTACCGCCGGCATCTTGTGCCTCAGTCTTGTTTTCTTTTCATGTACCCAGAACGCGGAGGTGCAACAAACACAGGAGAAGGACACTACTTCCTCTATTTCTACAAAAGTGGAAGTCGATGACGCTGTAACTATAAAGGAACAATCAGAACCTGACACTATAAAGGGAAGCATCAAAGCAGTAGCAAAAGAAAAAATGGCGGGTGTCAATATCACTGTCAGATACCACTCCCCCGCCGTGAGAAAGAGAGTAATATGGGGTGGTTTGGTTGCCTACAACCAAGTATGGGTGACTGGAGCACACTCCGCCACCACTTTTGAAATAGATGGTCCTATCCGCCTAGGTGGGAAAGAAGTGCCTGCCGGTAAATATGCCTTGTTTACTATTCCCGGGGAGAAGGAATGGACGGTGATTCTAAATAAGAACTGGGAGCAACATTTAGCGGATGAATACAATGATGCGGATGACATAATGCGCATATCTGTAAAACCTCAGCAGGCCCCCCACCAGGAACGCCTCCGCTATGCCATCCAGTCGGCCGGTGCCGACAAAGGAACCCTGGTTATCCACTGGGACCGGTTGCGGATTCCTATTTCTATCGGGCAGTAA
- a CDS encoding TolC family protein, whose translation MMSNIRIYLGALLLLLATSAKAQTPVLPLDTVLNRISQNNGMLQEIEFRAKAQNAMAKGARSQMAPMVGAGVFMYPYPGQMKMEEDDAMYMTAVEQDITNPAKLKAREKYQLSRAAIEEAGRDMTFNQLRAQAKTAYYQWVVLEKKKAVLAESQRIMQFMLKLGKVRYPYNQSSLGSIYKAEGRVGEVENMLTMTNSEIEMKNIQLNMLMNLPPENRFRVDTTIKAPELIVLPDTASLSAARSDVRQIDRTIESMQLNLRLENIQRKPDFGIRFENMMPRDRMMPQSFTLMGMVSIPIAPWSSKMYKANATAMNLEIQGMQKGREALLNEARNMVASMALELQAKRTQVQNYEKKIIPALRRNYETTLLSYEQNTGQLPLVIDAWEALNMAQMEYLNNLEQLYLIGVNYEKELEK comes from the coding sequence ATGATGTCAAACATTAGAATATACCTGGGTGCCTTGCTCTTGTTGCTGGCAACTTCTGCCAAGGCCCAAACCCCGGTGCTCCCGCTGGACACGGTCCTGAACCGCATATCCCAGAACAACGGCATGCTCCAGGAGATTGAATTTAGGGCGAAGGCGCAAAATGCCATGGCGAAAGGCGCCAGAAGCCAGATGGCACCTATGGTGGGTGCCGGGGTTTTTATGTACCCGTACCCAGGCCAGATGAAAATGGAGGAAGATGACGCCATGTACATGACGGCGGTGGAGCAGGACATCACCAACCCTGCCAAGCTGAAAGCCCGTGAGAAATACCAACTCTCTAGGGCGGCCATTGAGGAGGCAGGCCGCGACATGACCTTTAACCAACTCAGGGCGCAGGCCAAAACCGCTTATTACCAGTGGGTGGTGCTGGAAAAGAAGAAGGCCGTGCTGGCAGAGAGTCAGCGCATCATGCAGTTCATGCTCAAGCTGGGCAAGGTGCGCTATCCCTATAACCAAAGCTCGCTGGGCAGTATCTACAAAGCCGAGGGCCGGGTAGGCGAGGTGGAGAATATGCTCACCATGACCAATAGTGAGATTGAGATGAAGAACATCCAGTTGAACATGCTCATGAACCTGCCTCCGGAAAATAGATTCAGGGTAGATACCACCATAAAGGCGCCTGAGCTGATTGTGCTACCAGACACCGCCTCCCTAAGCGCCGCCCGCAGTGACGTACGCCAGATAGACCGGACCATAGAGTCTATGCAGTTGAACCTGCGACTGGAGAACATCCAGCGCAAACCTGATTTCGGGATACGATTCGAGAACATGATGCCGCGTGACAGGATGATGCCCCAGTCGTTCACATTGATGGGCATGGTCTCTATTCCCATCGCTCCCTGGTCCTCTAAAATGTACAAGGCCAACGCCACCGCCATGAACCTCGAGATACAGGGCATGCAGAAGGGCAGGGAGGCCCTCTTGAACGAAGCACGCAACATGGTGGCCAGCATGGCCCTGGAACTGCAGGCCAAGCGGACGCAGGTGCAGAACTATGAGAAGAAGATCATTCCGGCCCTGCGCCGCAACTATGAAACCACGCTCCTGAGCTATGAGCAGAACACAGGCCAGCTACCCTTGGTGATTGACGCCTGGGAAGCCCTGAACATGGCCCAGATGGAATACCTCAACAATTTGGAGCAACTCTACCTAATCGGTGTGAACTATGAGAAAGAACTGGAGAAATAA
- a CDS encoding helix-turn-helix domain-containing protein yields the protein MVCPRCIRIIKDQFALLHLPVNEVRLGQVDLDRPLNQEELERVKSVMAEYGFELLEDRKGKLVEQIKTLLIEAIHYQEEKISANYSTYLAQAIGKDYSTLSHVFSSMENVTIERYIILQKVEYIKAELDYEELSLGEIAARLHYSSLSHLSKQFKAVTGYSPSEYRKLQIMNRLPLDQVT from the coding sequence ATGGTCTGTCCGCGTTGCATCCGGATTATCAAGGACCAGTTCGCGTTGCTCCATCTACCCGTCAATGAGGTGCGGCTGGGGCAGGTGGATTTAGACCGCCCCTTGAACCAGGAGGAGCTGGAGCGGGTGAAGTCAGTTATGGCAGAATATGGTTTTGAGTTGCTTGAGGATAGGAAGGGAAAGTTGGTGGAGCAGATAAAGACTTTGCTCATAGAGGCAATTCATTATCAGGAAGAAAAAATCAGTGCCAACTACTCTACCTATTTGGCCCAAGCCATAGGAAAGGATTATAGCACCCTGAGTCATGTCTTTTCCTCTATGGAGAATGTTACCATTGAGAGGTATATCATCCTTCAAAAAGTAGAGTACATCAAAGCCGAACTGGATTATGAGGAGCTGTCCCTTGGGGAGATTGCAGCAAGACTGCATTACAGCAGCTTGAGCCATTTATCCAAGCAGTTCAAGGCAGTGACCGGGTATAGCCCCTCTGAATACAGGAAGCTACAGATAATGAATCGTTTACCCCTTGACCAAGTCACCTAG
- a CDS encoding four-helix bundle copper-binding protein: MHNSNQYQSVIAALNACAAACDHCYDACLQEEHVKMMARCIRLDRDCAEICKLTASALARNSESAKVLLQACAEICRECGVECASHKEMQHCLQCAEACKACEDACRSAV; this comes from the coding sequence ATGCACAATTCAAACCAGTATCAATCTGTAATTGCGGCCTTGAATGCCTGCGCCGCGGCCTGTGACCATTGCTACGATGCCTGCCTGCAGGAGGAGCATGTGAAAATGATGGCCCGCTGTATTCGCCTCGACCGTGACTGTGCCGAAATATGCAAGCTCACCGCCAGTGCGCTTGCCCGAAACTCAGAGTCGGCTAAAGTCCTGTTGCAGGCCTGCGCCGAAATATGCCGTGAATGTGGCGTTGAGTGCGCCAGCCACAAAGAAATGCAACATTGCCTGCAGTGTGCTGAGGCCTGCAAGGCTTGTGAGGACGCCTGTCGTAGCGCCGTATAA
- a CDS encoding efflux RND transporter periplasmic adaptor subunit — protein MYVTTGQALLKVIDASQVWAQFNVASNVAGQLKKGTPITISFNQVEGKTLQSSVHLVEPVYEEGENFAQVRALLPAKGNPVLIGQVITGKAAYSTGSAIWVPKDAVLDLGGQSVAFLKMDGVFKPIGVRVGQKTDGQLEIVSGLKVSDVIAANAQFLVDSESFIRVADTSR, from the coding sequence ATGTACGTGACCACGGGGCAGGCGCTGCTAAAAGTAATTGACGCCTCCCAGGTTTGGGCGCAGTTTAACGTGGCCAGCAATGTGGCGGGCCAATTGAAGAAGGGGACTCCCATCACTATTTCCTTTAACCAGGTGGAGGGTAAGACCCTGCAGTCCTCGGTGCATTTGGTGGAGCCTGTGTATGAGGAGGGGGAGAACTTCGCGCAGGTCAGGGCCTTGCTTCCGGCGAAGGGGAATCCGGTTCTAATCGGCCAGGTCATCACCGGGAAAGCAGCCTATAGCACTGGCTCCGCCATTTGGGTTCCCAAAGATGCCGTGTTGGACCTTGGGGGCCAGTCAGTAGCATTCCTGAAAATGGACGGAGTGTTCAAACCCATTGGTGTGCGCGTGGGACAGAAGACGGACGGTCAATTAGAGATTGTGTCAGGGCTGAAAGTCAGTGACGTGATAGCCGCCAATGCGCAGTTCCTGGTGGACAGTGAAAGTTTTATTAGGGTAGCAGATACAAGCAGATGA
- a CDS encoding YncE family protein yields the protein MIKYNICFRILLFSCLLGVTACNLHTEADMDGMDEDMDGMDLNIDYPAAFVVNGESNDVDVINLNDHTHKDHLKLNGATFPHHINMSPDRTRLAVAITSTDLSGGHDGGGMDGMSGLKVIVLNSYTGKIEKEIVLPKMPHNAAFNADGSELWVSQEDEHRSQVLVYNVGSWSLKNTIQVGKGLSEITFSSDGSRAYAANTMDATVSVIHPETKSILATISVGKDPVGAWPAVNGYMYADNETDQTVSEIQVSTSTVTETINLGFKPGYVAYHPGQQELWVSDATNGKVVYYKKANGLWARQGAITTGADAHAIAFTKDGSTAFVTNQGAGTVSVIQVASHAVTATIQVGKKPNGLVIRQ from the coding sequence ATGATAAAATACAATATCTGTTTTCGCATTCTCCTCTTTTCCTGCCTCCTCGGGGTGACCGCCTGTAACCTCCACACAGAGGCAGACATGGATGGTATGGACGAGGACATGGACGGCATGGACTTGAACATTGACTACCCGGCCGCCTTTGTGGTAAACGGGGAGTCCAATGACGTGGACGTCATCAACCTCAATGACCACACCCACAAAGACCACCTCAAATTGAACGGAGCCACCTTCCCGCACCATATCAACATGAGCCCAGATAGAACCAGGTTGGCCGTAGCCATTACCAGCACAGACCTGAGCGGGGGCCATGACGGCGGAGGCATGGACGGGATGAGCGGCCTGAAGGTCATTGTGCTCAACAGCTACACTGGCAAGATTGAGAAGGAGATTGTGCTCCCCAAGATGCCGCATAACGCCGCCTTTAACGCAGACGGTTCTGAGCTGTGGGTCTCACAGGAAGACGAACACCGAAGCCAGGTGCTGGTGTACAATGTAGGAAGCTGGAGTTTGAAGAACACCATTCAGGTAGGGAAAGGACTGTCTGAAATCACTTTCTCCTCAGACGGGTCTAGAGCCTATGCCGCCAATACCATGGATGCCACTGTCTCTGTCATCCACCCAGAAACGAAATCCATTCTAGCCACCATCTCCGTTGGCAAAGACCCGGTAGGCGCCTGGCCGGCTGTGAATGGCTATATGTACGCAGACAATGAAACGGACCAGACCGTGTCTGAGATTCAGGTAAGTACCTCTACCGTAACAGAAACTATTAATTTAGGCTTTAAACCGGGATACGTGGCCTACCACCCTGGCCAACAAGAGCTATGGGTGAGCGATGCCACCAATGGTAAAGTGGTCTACTACAAAAAGGCAAACGGCCTTTGGGCCAGACAAGGAGCTATCACTACGGGCGCAGATGCCCACGCCATCGCCTTTACCAAAGATGGCTCCACTGCCTTTGTTACCAACCAGGGGGCAGGCACAGTTTCCGTTATCCAAGTCGCTAGTCATGCGGTGACCGCTACCATCCAGGTAGGTAAGAAACCAAATGGATTGGTCATCCGGCAGTAA
- a CDS encoding DUF305 domain-containing protein, which translates to MKNNHYKKFLYMLTVSFVIMYAVMFLNVDQVEHVYLSATRVYTTLLMVAPMAVVMLLMMRNMYEDKKLNMAIYASSAIVFIGALFFLRNQVLVADEQYMKAMIPHHSSAIMVSQKANISDPELKKLADGIIKSQVKEITEMKAILKRMDEE; encoded by the coding sequence ATGAAAAACAACCATTACAAGAAGTTCCTTTACATGCTAACAGTATCGTTTGTAATCATGTACGCAGTAATGTTCTTAAATGTAGACCAAGTTGAACATGTTTATCTAAGTGCCACAAGGGTCTATACTACCTTATTGATGGTAGCGCCTATGGCCGTAGTAATGTTATTGATGATGCGGAACATGTATGAAGATAAAAAGTTAAACATGGCAATTTATGCATCAAGCGCTATAGTGTTTATTGGGGCCCTGTTCTTTTTAAGAAACCAAGTCTTAGTCGCGGACGAGCAATACATGAAGGCAATGATTCCTCATCACTCTTCCGCCATAATGGTTAGCCAGAAAGCTAATATCAGTGACCCTGAATTGAAAAAACTTGCTGACGGAATCATCAAGTCCCAAGTGAAGGAAATCACTGAAATGAAGGCTATCTTAAAAAGAATGGATGAAGAATAA
- a CDS encoding four-helix bundle copper-binding protein — protein sequence MHNSQYQSVIQALNACAAACDHCYDACLQEQDVKMMARCIRLDRDCSDICKLTSSALARNSEVAKTLLQACADICRECGIECANHKQMQHCLECAEACKVCEEACRSVL from the coding sequence ATGCACAATTCTCAATATCAATCCGTTATACAAGCCCTTAATGCTTGTGCTGCTGCCTGTGACCATTGTTACGATGCCTGTTTACAGGAGCAGGATGTTAAAATGATGGCGCGTTGTATTCGCCTGGACCGAGATTGCTCCGACATCTGTAAGCTTACCTCCAGCGCACTGGCTCGCAATTCAGAGGTGGCCAAAACACTGTTGCAGGCCTGTGCCGACATCTGCCGGGAATGTGGAATCGAATGCGCAAATCATAAGCAGATGCAGCATTGCTTAGAATGTGCAGAGGCATGCAAAGTATGTGAAGAAGCCTGCAGGAGCGTATTGTAA
- a CDS encoding efflux RND transporter periplasmic adaptor subunit, with protein MRKNWRNKILGVFLLLLPFSFAACNDKAEKGEAAHAMEYTCPMHPQIVQDKPGSCPICGMDLVAKQPANAPANTTSTDLDYLLQPSNQAVVSSVQTTHPMQKPLEQEITMSGVVTYDTRRQYIIPARFAGRIEKLYVQFNYQPVRKGQKLYDIYSPELVTAQKELLYLLKNDPGNTSLIGGARQKLRLLGATEGQINQLARTGRESYTFSVFSPYSGYVLDPAVTATPTVAPAAASAAGGSEDGMGGMGGSSGGASSTTNAPASAPKDLPSGRACT; from the coding sequence ATGAGAAAGAACTGGAGAAATAAGATCCTTGGCGTATTCCTTCTGCTGTTGCCTTTCTCCTTCGCCGCTTGTAATGACAAGGCTGAGAAGGGAGAAGCTGCGCATGCCATGGAGTACACCTGCCCCATGCACCCTCAGATTGTGCAGGACAAGCCAGGGTCTTGCCCCATCTGCGGCATGGACCTGGTGGCCAAGCAACCCGCCAATGCACCGGCAAATACTACATCCACAGACTTAGACTATTTGTTACAGCCTTCCAACCAGGCGGTGGTCTCCTCTGTGCAGACCACGCACCCGATGCAAAAGCCGCTGGAGCAGGAAATCACCATGTCCGGGGTGGTGACCTATGACACCCGTCGGCAGTACATCATCCCAGCCCGGTTCGCAGGGCGGATAGAGAAACTGTACGTGCAGTTCAACTACCAGCCAGTGCGCAAAGGCCAGAAGCTGTATGACATCTACAGCCCGGAACTGGTCACTGCGCAGAAGGAACTCCTCTACCTACTCAAGAATGATCCTGGCAATACATCCCTCATAGGCGGCGCGCGCCAAAAATTACGTCTTCTGGGTGCCACAGAGGGACAGATAAATCAGCTTGCACGCACGGGGAGAGAGTCCTATACCTTCTCAGTCTTTAGCCCTTACTCGGGGTATGTGTTGGATCCGGCCGTGACGGCAACCCCAACAGTAGCGCCAGCCGCCGCCTCCGCCGCAGGCGGTAGCGAAGACGGCATGGGCGGCATGGGCGGTTCTAGCGGCGGTGCTTCCAGCACAACAAACGCACCCGCCTCGGCCCCCAAGGATTTGCCATCCGGGAGGGCATGTACGTGA
- a CDS encoding DUF305 domain-containing protein — protein sequence MKKLLSFRLGLVLLSASVLLTSCDDEDEGLAIQPHDQNAMMSIMHSMMDKMEAMSMNEDPDITFARMMIMHHQGAIDMSNEELSTGDDAAIKAMAQKIKDEQQKEIAELQAFISSYQPDQPADNTFNMELMSSMEKSGKQSDLQVLTGDTDQDFAQLMIVHHQSAIENSRSVMEHGTSAAIKEMAHKMINAQMAEIQELQEWLLANKSY from the coding sequence ATGAAAAAATTACTATCCTTTCGATTGGGTTTGGTACTTCTTTCCGCCTCAGTGCTTTTAACCTCTTGTGATGATGAAGATGAAGGGCTTGCGATTCAACCGCATGACCAAAATGCAATGATGTCTATTATGCATAGCATGATGGATAAAATGGAAGCTATGTCCATGAACGAAGACCCTGACATTACCTTTGCCCGAATGATGATTATGCACCACCAGGGAGCCATTGACATGTCAAATGAGGAATTAAGTACTGGAGATGACGCGGCCATAAAAGCCATGGCTCAGAAGATAAAGGACGAACAGCAAAAAGAAATAGCGGAATTACAGGCTTTTATTAGCTCTTATCAACCTGACCAGCCAGCCGACAACACTTTTAATATGGAGCTGATGAGTTCTATGGAAAAATCTGGTAAGCAGAGCGACCTCCAGGTATTGACCGGCGACACAGACCAGGACTTTGCCCAACTAATGATTGTACACCACCAATCCGCTATTGAGAACTCCAGGTCTGTAATGGAGCACGGCACCAGCGCCGCAATCAAAGAAATGGCACATAAGATGATTAATGCTCAGATGGCGGAGATTCAGGAATTGCAAGAATGGCTATTGGCTAATAAAAGCTACTAA
- a CDS encoding efflux RND transporter permease subunit encodes MDNKTRLSIIEKASKQVGPSVFWSTIIIITSFLPVFLLTGQEGRLFSPLAWTKTFILIVDAFVAITVTPVLLSLLLKGKFKPESANPVNRALERVYSPILRWCLKWRKTTIGINILALAVSIPMLLSLGSEFMPPLDESSILFMPVTLPDISNAEAKRILQVQDKIIKSTPEVEQVLGKAGRASTATDNSPISMIETIILLKPQSEWREGMTKAKIIAELDQKLQIPGVINGWTQPIINRINMLATGIRTDVGVKVYGQSLDSIAAVSEKVRNALQQVEGVKDLYIEPVTGGRYLEIQTRREDLGRYGLSVNDVNSVVESALGGASIGNTIEGRRRFSINVRLAQEYRNSLDRIRRIPIQSSTNGTVPLSAVADVKFVDGPPMIASENAQLRGAVLFNVRGRDLGSTVQEAIKTINQEVTGIPNGYHLEWSGQWENQIRANKTLKIIIPLVVLIIFLILYFSFKSFKEALLNLVTIPFALVGGVFIVYFYGINLSVAVAVGFIALFGMAVETGMLMVVYLNEAMNELVAKKGNSSETITKQDIREYVFQGAAKRLRPKIMTVSVSLFGLIPILWATGVGTDVMLPIVLPLIGGVFTSSIHILLVTPVVFEMTKEYELRKHGKLDIYDVKH; translated from the coding sequence ATGGATAATAAAACACGTCTGTCGATCATAGAGAAAGCCTCCAAGCAGGTAGGGCCCAGTGTTTTTTGGAGCACCATCATCATCATCACCTCCTTCCTGCCGGTGTTCCTTTTGACCGGGCAGGAGGGGCGCCTGTTTAGTCCGCTGGCCTGGACCAAGACCTTTATCCTCATTGTAGACGCCTTTGTGGCCATCACAGTGACTCCCGTGCTGCTGTCGCTCCTTCTCAAAGGCAAGTTCAAGCCTGAGAGCGCCAATCCTGTTAACCGTGCCTTGGAACGGGTGTATTCACCTATTCTGCGCTGGTGCCTTAAATGGCGCAAAACCACCATTGGCATTAACATTCTGGCCTTGGCAGTGAGTATTCCCATGCTGCTGAGTCTGGGGTCAGAGTTCATGCCGCCCTTGGATGAGAGCTCTATCCTGTTTATGCCCGTGACCCTGCCAGACATTTCCAACGCCGAGGCCAAGCGCATTCTGCAGGTGCAGGACAAGATTATAAAATCTACGCCGGAGGTGGAACAAGTGTTGGGCAAGGCAGGCCGGGCCAGCACGGCCACGGACAACTCGCCCATCAGCATGATTGAGACCATTATCCTGCTGAAGCCTCAGTCAGAATGGCGCGAGGGGATGACCAAGGCGAAGATCATAGCCGAACTTGACCAGAAACTGCAAATCCCCGGCGTAATCAACGGCTGGACCCAGCCCATCATCAACCGCATCAACATGCTGGCTACCGGTATCAGGACAGACGTGGGCGTGAAGGTGTATGGCCAGAGCCTGGATTCTATTGCGGCGGTTTCTGAGAAAGTGCGCAATGCATTGCAACAGGTGGAAGGCGTGAAAGACCTCTACATTGAGCCTGTGACCGGTGGACGTTACCTGGAGATCCAGACCCGCCGGGAGGATCTGGGGCGCTACGGTCTTTCCGTCAATGATGTGAACAGTGTGGTGGAGTCTGCCCTCGGTGGGGCCAGCATCGGCAATACCATTGAAGGAAGGCGGCGATTCTCCATCAATGTGCGCTTGGCGCAGGAGTACCGCAATAGTCTGGACCGGATACGCCGCATCCCCATCCAGTCAAGCACCAATGGTACGGTGCCGCTTTCAGCGGTGGCCGACGTGAAATTTGTGGACGGACCCCCTATGATTGCCTCAGAGAACGCCCAATTGCGGGGCGCGGTGCTATTCAATGTGCGTGGCCGCGATCTGGGCAGCACGGTGCAAGAGGCCATCAAAACCATCAATCAGGAAGTGACGGGAATACCCAACGGTTATCATCTGGAGTGGAGCGGACAGTGGGAAAACCAGATCAGGGCGAACAAGACCCTTAAGATTATCATCCCGCTGGTGGTGCTCATTATTTTCCTGATTCTGTATTTCTCCTTCAAGTCTTTCAAAGAGGCTCTGCTCAACCTGGTGACCATTCCTTTTGCCCTGGTGGGCGGGGTGTTCATTGTGTACTTCTATGGCATCAACCTGTCAGTGGCGGTGGCGGTGGGCTTCATCGCCCTGTTTGGAATGGCGGTAGAGACGGGCATGCTCATGGTGGTGTACCTGAATGAGGCCATGAACGAACTGGTGGCTAAAAAAGGAAACTCCAGCGAGACCATCACCAAGCAGGATATAAGGGAATATGTGTTTCAGGGGGCTGCCAAACGCCTACGGCCCAAGATTATGACGGTTTCTGTGTCCCTTTTCGGCCTGATTCCCATTCTGTGGGCTACTGGTGTGGGTACTGACGTGATGTTACCAATTGTGCTTCCTCTTATAGGTGGTGTTTTCACCTCCTCCATTCATATCCTGCTGGTAACCCCCGTGGTGTTTGAAATGACCAAGGAATATGAACTCAGGAAACACGGCAAATTAGATATTTATGATGTCAAACATTAG